Part of the Streptomyces sp. RFCAC02 genome is shown below.
CCGCCCGCCACCCGGACCGGGCCGACGCGACGGCGCCCGCCGCGCTGAGCGGCATCGACCTCGACCTCACGCCGGGCCGCCGTGTCGCGGTCATCGGCCCGTCCGGCGCGGGCAAGACAACGCTCGCGCACTGCCTGCTGCGGTTCCTCGACCCGGCCGGCGGGACGTACACCCTCGGCGGCACCGACGCGACAGCGCTCGACGGCGACGCCGTCCGCCGGATGGTCGGCCTGTGCGCCCAGGACGCGTACCTCTTCGACAGCACCCTGCGGGAGAACCTGCGTCTCGCCGCACCGGACGCGGACGACACCGCCCTCCGCGGTGCCCTCGCCGCCGCCCGCCTGCTGGAGTGGGTCGACGGCCTGCCGGACGGCCTCGACACCCCGGTCGGCGAACACGGCGCCCATCTCTCCGGCGGGCAGCGGCAGCGGCTGGCGCTGGCCCGCGCTCTGCTGGCCGACTTCCCGGTCCTGGTGCTCGACGAGCCGGCGGAACACCTCGACCTGCCCACCGCCAACGCCCTGACCGCCGACCTGCTCACCGCCACCGAGGGACGCGCCGCCGTGCTGATCACCCACCGGCTCACCGGCCTCGACGCCGTGGACGAGGTGCTGGTGCTGGACCGCGGCCGGGTCGTACAGCGCGGGACCCCCGCCGCGCTCGCCCTGGCGGACGGCCCCTACCGGCGCCTCCTCGCGCGGGAGCAGGCCCAGGACGGACCGGTGATGGCGGCGGCCGGGTGACCCCCCGTTCCCGCATTCCCGACTTTCGCCCCCATACCGGACTGATTACGCTCGGCCCATGCGGCAGCGGACACCGATCCCCCGGCTGCTGAGGGCCATGGAGTCCATCGGCGGCGACACCGAGCCCCTGGCCGTGCTCCGCCGTACCGCCGCCACCGCCGCCGAACTGGCCGGCGCGCGGTTCGCCGCCGTCGCCGTCCTCAACGACGACGGGAACGGCATCGGCCACCTCGTGACCCACGGCGACGGCCCGCCGCCCGACGACCTGGTGCGCGCGCTGCTCGACGGCACCTCCCCGCGCACTCCCGACACGCTCCGGGTGCCGGTCCTCGTGCACGGCGCGAAGTTCGGCGCCCTCCAGGTCTCCGCCCGCGCGGACGGCCGCCCGTTCACGGCCGAGATCCGCCAGCTCCTGCGCGTCCTCGCCACGGAGGCGGGCATCGCGCTGGGGAACGCCCGGCTGCACGAGGCGATCCGCGTCCAGTCCCGGTGGATGGACAGCAGCTTCGAACTGTCGACCACCCTGCTGTCCGACGACGAGGACAACGCCCTGGCCGTCGTCGCCGAACAGGCCCGCCGGCTCGCGGGCGCCACGACCGGCGCCGTCCTCGAACCGACCGGCGACCGGGGCCTGCAGGTCGTCGCCGCCAGCGCCGAGGCCCCCCGCGGGCTGATCGGAACGGTGCTCCCCGGGCACGTCCTGGCTGTGCGGCAGGTCCTCGCCGGAGAACCCGTCGTGCTCGACGACCCGGTCGGCGACCCCCGGATGCACATGGGCCTGACCAGCGCGCAGGGACCCGGCATGCTGCTGCCGCTGGCGAGCGACGGCACGGTCCTCGGCGCGCTCGCGCTCTCCCGCGAGCCGGGCGCGCCGCCGTACACCGTCCAGGAACGGGCGCTCACGATCCAGTTCGCGCAGCAGGCGGCCCTGGCCCTGCTGCTGGCCCGCGCGCGGCGCGACCGCGAACAGCTCGCCGTCCTGGAGGACCGCGACCGGATCGCGCGCGACCTGCACGACCTGGTGATCCAGCGGCTGTTCGCGGTCGGCATGGTCCTGGAGGGCGCCCGGCGCGCCGCTCCCGCGGCGGCGGAGCGCATCGAGACGGCGACCCGCGAACTGGACGCGACGATCCAGGAGATCCGTACGGCGATCTTCGCGCTCCAGCAGCCGCCGGACGAGGCGCCGAGCGGCCTGCGGACCCGTGTGCTGCGGGAGACGGGCGCGGCGGCCACGACGCTCGGCTTCGCGCCGTCGGTCGCGTTCGGCGGTCCGGTGGACGCCCTGGTCGGCGAGGAGGTCGCCGGGCAGCTCGTGGCCGCGCTCCGCGAGGGCCTGTCCAACGCCGCGCGCCACGCCAGGGCCTCGCGCGTCGATGTCACGGTGGACGCGGCCGGCACCCTGCCGGACGGCCGTCCCGCCGTGACGCTCACCGTGTCGGACGACGGTGTGGGCGTCCCGCCCGACGTGACGCGGCGCAGCGGCCTGCGCAACATCCGGGACCGC
Proteins encoded:
- a CDS encoding GAF domain-containing protein, translating into MRQRTPIPRLLRAMESIGGDTEPLAVLRRTAATAAELAGARFAAVAVLNDDGNGIGHLVTHGDGPPPDDLVRALLDGTSPRTPDTLRVPVLVHGAKFGALQVSARADGRPFTAEIRQLLRVLATEAGIALGNARLHEAIRVQSRWMDSSFELSTTLLSDDEDNALAVVAEQARRLAGATTGAVLEPTGDRGLQVVAASAEAPRGLIGTVLPGHVLAVRQVLAGEPVVLDDPVGDPRMHMGLTSAQGPGMLLPLASDGTVLGALALSREPGAPPYTVQERALTIQFAQQAALALLLARARRDREQLAVLEDRDRIARDLHDLVIQRLFAVGMVLEGARRAAPAAAERIETATRELDATIQEIRTAIFALQQPPDEAPSGLRTRVLRETGAAATTLGFAPSVAFGGPVDALVGEEVAGQLVAALREGLSNAARHARASRVDVTVDAAGTLPDGRPAVTLTVSDDGVGVPPDVTRRSGLRNIRDRAVSLGGEASTGPGPDGKGTTLTWRVPR